A genomic region of Thermoplasmataceae archaeon contains the following coding sequences:
- a CDS encoding FAD synthase produces the protein MKESRKLGDELFVVVARDSTAARNGKSPIFSEETRLKLVSELKPVDRAMLGHEGDIFQTVLDVRPDIITLGFDQRFDADKIVKKCSELGMRVRVERISKSESGNMHSSSQVRQKLLEEIENRI, from the coding sequence TTGAAGGAATCAAGGAAGTTGGGTGATGAACTGTTCGTGGTAGTTGCTAGGGATTCTACCGCGGCTAGAAATGGCAAAAGCCCCATATTCTCTGAAGAAACGAGGCTCAAACTGGTCTCAGAACTGAAACCTGTCGACCGGGCAATGCTTGGTCACGAAGGAGATATTTTCCAGACCGTTCTTGATGTCCGGCCGGACATTATAACGCTAGGATTCGACCAGAGATTCGATGCAGATAAAATCGTTAAGAAGTGCTCGGAGCTCGGTATGAGGGTACGGGTGGAAAGAATATCGAAATCTGAGTCCGGGAATATGCACAGTTCTTCACAGGTGAGGCAGAA